The Primulina tabacum isolate GXHZ01 chromosome 1, ASM2559414v2, whole genome shotgun sequence genome contains the following window.
tttaatcatgCATCAATGGCAAATTTCAAAAGCATTTCATGTTAGCTCGTAATCTAAGTCAGGTAATACTTTTGCTTTAACGCGGTTTAGGTTGCGTGAAAATTTCTCTTTTTACTCCGTTTGTTCATTCCCAAAATATGGTggatttttattgtaaaatatatatatatgatgaatTTTGTAGTGCCTTTTCCTTTCTCTTTTTTGTCCGAATGGATTACCTGTTATTCTTTTGGCTCTCTGAGAGATTTTTATATTGTTGTTCATAGCGGTACGTGATGGCAAAGAACAGTTAAATATGTGGGGTGAAATCCATTATAAATTGATGTGTAGTAATGAAAAATCTCATATTTCTACAGAAAAAGATTTAGTGTTAGGGGCAACTACAGTCTCCTTGTAACCCCTTCCCTCTGAAACTGATAAAAAGTCTTGCGATTGTACCCGTCTTGTTCTTCCAGGCTTTGGCAATAATATTCTGCATACTATTTGCATGATCGCACCATTGGTTTCAAAGTAGTTTGTCATaacttagaaaatatttttttctcataGATGTTGGAATCTGATATCTTGTAAATGTTATTTTCTTTGTGCCTCTAGTGCAGTTTCTTTTCCAAGAAGAGGTActgaaatttataatttttggcCCACTAAAAGTGTGAGCTGTGAATTTAAGGAAGAGAGTTTAGAATACTCAGATacaggcaaaaaaaaaaactttgatttatcaGAATATGGGTTATCTTTGTGATTTCTGTGGGGAACAAAGATCGTTTGTATATTGTCGGTCTGATGCGGCTTGTTTATGTTTATCATGTGACCGAAATGTTCATTCTGCTAATGCTCTCTCGAGACGTCACTCAAGGACACTTGTGTGCGAAAGATGCAATTCTCAGCCGGCTTCTGTTAGATGTATTGAGGAAAATATATCTCTTTGCCAAAATTGTGATTGGATGGAGCATGTTGGCTCCAATACTAGTCATGTGCATAGAATACAAGCGGTAAATTGTTATTCTGGCTGCCCTTCAGCTACAGAACTTTCAGCAATTTGGTGGTTTCTTTTAGATTCAACCAACGAGAAGAAAACGGGTTATATGAGCATTACTGATAACAAGCCAAAGGATTTCTTAGGTCCCCAGCAAAAGGACAACATTCGAGATGCATCCCTTGAGGCAGAGGATAGCTGTCTGCATACTGAGGATCTTGATAAATCAGTAACTCAAATGGATTCACTATCACCTTTTCTTGACCCCAAGACACATAATATGGTCCAGGCACCTGGAGTTTCTCAGTCTGCTTTGCCAAAGGTAACTAAATCCTCATTATTGTTTCTTATTTTTAACTGCTGTTTTTCTGATCTGCTTTTGTGACCTTATGCATACGAGTGAGATACGAGATTCGAGAAGAATTAAGGTATGCGTACAATTACATGTTCTCATTACCTTACTTGAGTGCTGCATGCAATCAGAAGAAACTTAACATCGCACTTGTCTGAAAAAAAACCATATAACTTATATATAGATTTGTCTATCGTAGATATATGGATCCTTAAAATCGAATATTCAGTTCTGTGTTATCTCTGT
Protein-coding sequences here:
- the LOC142554931 gene encoding zinc finger protein CONSTANS-LIKE 9-like isoform X3 — protein: MGYLCDFCGEQRSFVYCRSDAACLCLSCDRNVHSANALSRRHSRTLVCERCNSQPASVRCIEENISLCQNCDWMEHVGSNTSHVHRIQAVNCYSGCPSATELSAIWWFLLDSTNEKKTGYMSITDNKPKDFLGPQQKDNIRDASLEAEDSCLHTEDLDKSVTQMDSLSPFLDPKTHNMVQAPGVSQSALPKDNSFYDDFNVDEADINIENYEELFGVTLNDPEQLFDDEELFGTKAMSYTAEESYVGGVNVTLTACSNAASIDSVISCKTETNVCFAGEISATDYQDCGASSSQIMGEPPWCPLVSESSLPSSSRIDAVMRYKEKKKTRNRFEKKVRYASRKARADVRRREKGRFIKAGDAYDYDPLIPSRSY